From Natronocella acetinitrilica, a single genomic window includes:
- the rrtA gene encoding rhombosortase, producing the protein MRSELPAVILAGLLIAMPALGIALFGDAAYTALRYDNLAMTAGEWWRGLTGHWVHLGREHLVLNMLSLAILTLLVGPWLGPAGMLLTAPLAAIGISAAFWLLHPELFWYAGLSGVTAALWAAGAIRGFRGGSWFAALVLLALVAKLAADFFTTAPVSVSQLIGGPVVIQAHLYGALAGVCIGLLLPRPG; encoded by the coding sequence ATGCGTAGCGAGTTGCCCGCCGTGATCCTGGCGGGCTTGCTGATCGCAATGCCAGCGCTCGGCATCGCACTGTTTGGCGACGCCGCCTACACCGCCCTGCGCTACGACAACCTGGCAATGACGGCCGGCGAATGGTGGCGCGGTCTGACCGGACACTGGGTTCACCTGGGTCGTGAGCATCTTGTTCTCAACATGCTGTCGCTGGCTATTCTCACATTGCTGGTGGGCCCATGGCTCGGACCAGCGGGCATGCTCCTCACCGCTCCGCTTGCGGCTATCGGTATCAGCGCGGCCTTCTGGCTGCTTCACCCGGAACTGTTCTGGTACGCGGGCCTCTCCGGGGTTACGGCGGCACTGTGGGCTGCGGGTGCGATCAGGGGGTTTCGCGGCGGATCGTGGTTCGCCGCCCTGGTGCTACTGGCCCTGGTAGCCAAGCTGGCGGCGGATTTCTTCACCACCGCACCGGTATCGGTCTCGCAACTGATCGGTGGCCCGGTGGTCATACAAGCCCATCTGTATGGAGCGCTTGCCGGCGTCTGCATCGGGCTTCTCCTGCCCAGGCCCGGCTAA
- a CDS encoding FAD-binding domain-containing protein, translating into MDWSAERAAGLTRLQAYLPRAGRDYARLRNHDLGPQHHEHVSQLSPWVRHRLIREEEIIAGVLEHHSAEGAEKFIQEVCWRTYWKGWLELRPWVWQAYRREVALGLAEVDDDTRLSERLNRACQGRTGIDCFDHWIAELRDTGYLHNHARMWFASIWTFTLKLPWALGADHFLRHLLDGDAASNTLSWRWVAGLQTRGKAYLARPDNIARYTEGRFRPGSSELADAAFEVRDMAEMGDPRPLQAATEVASGKRTGLLFTEDELTPELWLGDVAISTALAIDCSADRGPGTVAPLVRDFTRQAIADACRRTTAHWDVDCEQLDAAVAGREVEDWVRRNQLEQVVIPWTPIGPGGDVVEVLAGMLESHGVHVVTPRNRWDELAWPHATHGFFRFRKHIPTLLDALAGR; encoded by the coding sequence ATGGACTGGAGCGCCGAACGAGCAGCAGGCCTCACCAGACTGCAGGCCTACCTGCCCCGGGCGGGTCGGGACTACGCCCGGCTGCGCAATCACGACCTGGGGCCCCAGCACCACGAGCACGTCTCGCAACTCTCCCCGTGGGTACGCCATCGGTTGATTCGCGAAGAGGAGATCATCGCCGGGGTATTGGAACACCACTCGGCGGAGGGTGCCGAAAAATTCATCCAGGAAGTCTGCTGGCGCACGTATTGGAAAGGCTGGCTGGAACTGCGGCCCTGGGTCTGGCAGGCGTATCGCCGGGAGGTCGCCCTGGGGCTTGCCGAGGTGGACGACGATACCAGGCTGTCCGAGCGTCTCAACCGGGCCTGTCAGGGCCGTACCGGGATCGACTGTTTCGACCACTGGATCGCCGAACTGCGTGACACGGGCTATCTGCACAACCATGCCCGCATGTGGTTCGCCAGCATCTGGACGTTCACCCTCAAACTGCCATGGGCCCTGGGTGCGGACCACTTCCTGCGCCATCTGCTGGACGGCGACGCGGCGAGCAACACGCTGTCCTGGCGGTGGGTTGCAGGGCTGCAAACCCGAGGCAAGGCCTACCTCGCACGGCCCGACAACATTGCCCGCTATACCGAGGGACGATTTCGCCCCGGCTCCAGCGAGTTGGCGGATGCCGCCTTCGAGGTACGCGATATGGCCGAGATGGGTGATCCGCGCCCGCTGCAGGCAGCCACGGAGGTCGCGTCCGGGAAGCGCACCGGCCTGCTGTTCACCGAGGACGAACTGACGCCGGAACTCTGGCTTGGTGATGTGGCAATCTCAACAGCGCTTGCCATTGACTGCAGCGCTGACCGGGGCCCCGGCACGGTGGCACCACTGGTCAGGGACTTCACCCGGCAGGCCATTGCGGACGCCTGCCGCCGGACAACGGCGCACTGGGACGTGGATTGCGAACAGCTGGATGCCGCGGTAGCGGGCCGCGAGGTGGAAGACTGGGTGAGACGCAACCAGCTTGAGCAGGTGGTCATACCGTGGACGCCCATCGGCCCGGGTGGTGATGTGGTGGAGGTTCTGGCCGGGATGCTCGAATCACACGGGGTGCATGTGGTTACGCCGCGCAATCGCTGGGACGAACTGGCCTGGCCCCACGCGACCCACGGGTTCTTCCGCTTCCGGAAGCACATCCCGACGCTTCTCGATGCGCTGGCGGGCAGATAA
- the trxA gene encoding thioredoxin, translating into MSEQVPYIKHVTAGSFAAEVMEVSRQTPVLVDFWADWCEPCKQLMPVIERLAHEYDGRFVLAKVDCDQEQMLATQVGIRSLPTVILVKDGQIVGQFQGLQPEGEIRKLLDAHVPAAEESPAAKAAVLIGEGDFAGALPLLEEAYAASPDDTDIRIDLARARLHEGDAAGAEALLSNLPADAANDDRVKGMRAQRAFAERVAGLPDLASLQAALAEGDQPEPRHQLALQLIARGEYAAAMEELLVLIRRHADWNEGQARQTLLEVFDLLGLEHPEARRYRQKLFQMMY; encoded by the coding sequence ATGAGCGAGCAGGTGCCCTACATCAAGCATGTGACCGCCGGCAGTTTTGCCGCCGAAGTCATGGAAGTCTCACGCCAGACACCTGTACTGGTGGACTTCTGGGCAGACTGGTGCGAGCCCTGCAAGCAGCTGATGCCCGTGATTGAGCGACTGGCCCACGAGTACGACGGCCGTTTCGTACTGGCCAAGGTGGACTGTGACCAGGAGCAGATGCTGGCGACCCAGGTAGGCATACGCAGCCTGCCGACGGTCATACTGGTCAAGGACGGCCAGATCGTCGGGCAGTTCCAGGGGCTTCAGCCGGAAGGCGAAATCCGCAAGTTGCTTGATGCCCACGTCCCGGCTGCCGAGGAATCGCCTGCCGCAAAGGCTGCGGTGCTCATCGGGGAGGGCGACTTTGCGGGAGCGCTGCCCCTGCTCGAGGAGGCCTACGCGGCAAGCCCCGACGATACGGATATCCGCATCGACCTCGCCCGGGCGCGTCTGCATGAGGGCGATGCAGCCGGTGCCGAAGCCCTGCTCTCCAACCTGCCTGCCGATGCCGCCAATGATGATCGGGTGAAAGGCATGCGCGCCCAGCGCGCCTTTGCCGAGCGTGTTGCCGGTTTGCCTGATCTGGCCAGCCTGCAGGCGGCGCTGGCCGAAGGGGATCAGCCCGAGCCGCGGCACCAGCTGGCCTTGCAACTCATCGCCCGAGGCGAATATGCCGCCGCCATGGAAGAGTTGCTGGTGCTGATTCGCCGCCATGCCGACTGGAACGAGGGTCAGGCCCGCCAGACTCTGCTGGAAGTCTTCGATCTGCTGGGCCTTGAGCATCCCGAGGCGCGCCGCTACCGGCAGAAACTCTTCCAGATGATGTACTGA
- a CDS encoding gamma-glutamylcyclotransferase family protein — translation MPLKQRVFVYGTLRAGGSNHRLLTAGRCLGTHWTEPRYTMLDCGAYPGVVMGGTHAIHGEVYQVTPRIMAQLDRLEDYPRSYDRSLLETPWGGAWIYIFRPGAMCLPTIPGGDWMRRR, via the coding sequence ATGCCCCTGAAACAACGGGTCTTCGTTTATGGCACGCTGCGCGCCGGAGGCAGTAACCATCGCCTGTTGACGGCAGGGCGATGTCTGGGGACACACTGGACCGAACCCCGCTACACCATGCTGGACTGCGGTGCCTATCCCGGCGTCGTCATGGGGGGGACGCATGCCATCCACGGCGAGGTCTATCAGGTCACGCCCCGCATCATGGCGCAACTCGACCGCCTCGAGGACTACCCGCGCAGCTACGATCGCAGCCTGCTCGAGACGCCCTGGGGCGGGGCGTGGATCTATATTTTCCGTCCCGGGGCCATGTGCCTGCCGACCATTCCCGGTGGCGACTGGATGCGGCGGCGGTGA
- a CDS encoding chemotaxis protein CheB, with translation MTQQAEASQSGKNTATELVLVGIGASAGGLEALRSLVNALRPDEHLAFVVAQHLSPTHQSMLVQLLARETTLPVIQVEDGMLPQPSTIHITPANSNIVVDDGLLRLSQPEERPVPKPSVDAFFRSLADAFGEHAVGVVLSGTGTDGSHGIRAIKSSGGFTFAQTPANAKYDGMPRAAIDTGCVDFVMEPAAIATELMRITTLSRDVELPSGSSPLPPVYERIARLVQKRGGLDLSAYKDKTVQRRLRRRLAANHVNALEDYEQLLRQNPEEVDRLAREILISVTSFFRDPEAFRALEAPLMELLERKPLTEDIRIWVPGCATGEEAYSLAIMLCELTRGTMDDVRVQVFATDLDAQALGVARRGIYDESSFNDMPTDLIERYFEHRGGQYKVTKRLRDMLVFARQNLLQDPPFLRLDLVSCRNLLIYFNQSAQQRLFETFHYALNPGGLLFLGKSEAATRHEQLFASVHARWRVYRRHGGAPNSAGARYRSYRPGRNELAEAVEPPAPRRPSVYDRMIKVALEHYAPASLLVDEKLTIHHLLGDVSRYLRFPSGEPDFSLRNLARREMRVDLAALITRVKKERRNVSSRVIRLGPDEESVRVTVHPVAASADDSLLFLISFEAMRPQPQGTAEASDIVPDEADRRIRELEDELAATREHLQTVIEELETTNEELQSSNEELQSSNEELQSSNEELETTNEELQSSNEELTTVNEELNSKTIELNAAYSDLENVKDSLADALIVVDEKLRIKFYNPACERIFSLGPENFGTLLPDVERRIDLPRFSQRLKQVVTKGEAVEVQITHSVAVTEEGDNTTSNRARYYLLRMRPYYDQNRSIRGAVITFFDNTRIKQAERSARESEARLHAILDHSPLITALKDPHGRYLYANRAAAHVFDREPDAMIGLTEADLLPAQEADRIAQREHEAVANRKLLEDVETMTIDGRERSFIVVRFPLFDEEDKLYALCVKALDITERLHAEQQVRLQSKALDASMDGILIADARAGDRPIVYANPAFSRITGYPEETVLGRNCRFLQGPDTDPESLNEIRQALDEGRPGRALLRNYRKSGEAFWNELSVFPVHDDNEQLTHFVGIQEDVTHRVETEQALRANQERLSKAQEFARVVHFEWTTDASGRLTAGDGLRELFDLPADAALQGRKLLRQIPAQDRHALLRALGRCLREGVELNLEFRLTHETDERWLHARAHTLRDKERGVTRMLGLVQDITLRKAVEQALVAARLEAESANRAKSEFLSHMSHELRTPLNAVLGFAQLLEADDEQPLSENQQQQVAQILSAGWHLLDLISEILDLAKIESGRLQMRRSHVRPSDIASNCLGTVSQMAKEYDVTLQADVTDDELIDADATRLTQVLLNLLTNAIKYNRPGGTVELQVHQDNRNCVFTVRDTGLGIPEHRRNELFQAFNRLGREGGRIQGTGIGLVVCRRMVELMGGTISVESEETVGSAFSVTLPHALDSGAVHAPAETKAAPPTSRPADVSDIRRVLYIEDNESNRLLARQIFQRQKHLELLEARDAESGIVMAQTESPDLILMDLHLPGMDGFQALEVLRGNSVTANIPVVAVSADVAETTAQRILQAGFSEHLVKPLTLNGLLEALRIELPR, from the coding sequence ATGACGCAACAGGCCGAGGCATCGCAGAGCGGCAAGAACACGGCAACCGAGTTGGTACTGGTCGGAATAGGCGCCTCCGCCGGGGGCCTGGAAGCGCTTCGCAGCCTGGTCAATGCCCTGCGGCCCGACGAACACCTTGCATTCGTCGTGGCGCAGCATCTTTCACCGACACACCAGAGCATGCTGGTGCAGTTACTGGCGCGGGAGACCACGCTTCCGGTAATTCAGGTCGAAGACGGAATGCTGCCACAGCCGTCAACCATCCATATCACACCGGCCAACAGCAACATTGTCGTCGACGACGGCCTGCTGCGACTGAGCCAGCCGGAGGAGCGCCCCGTCCCCAAGCCGTCGGTGGATGCCTTCTTCCGCTCCCTTGCAGATGCATTTGGCGAACATGCGGTAGGTGTTGTCCTGTCGGGGACCGGCACCGACGGCAGTCACGGTATCCGGGCGATCAAGTCGTCTGGTGGTTTCACCTTCGCGCAGACGCCGGCCAACGCCAAGTACGACGGTATGCCGCGGGCGGCCATCGATACGGGTTGCGTCGATTTCGTGATGGAACCCGCGGCCATCGCAACGGAACTCATGCGTATCACCACGCTGTCGCGGGATGTGGAACTGCCATCGGGAAGTTCGCCGCTACCGCCCGTCTATGAGCGCATCGCCCGCCTGGTTCAGAAGCGCGGTGGGCTGGACCTTAGCGCCTACAAGGACAAGACCGTCCAGCGGCGCCTTCGCCGTCGCCTCGCCGCGAATCACGTCAATGCGCTGGAAGACTACGAACAACTACTCCGCCAGAACCCGGAGGAAGTGGACCGCCTGGCGCGGGAGATCCTCATCTCCGTGACCTCATTCTTCCGGGATCCGGAGGCTTTCCGCGCCCTGGAGGCGCCCCTCATGGAGTTGCTCGAGCGTAAACCCCTGACCGAGGACATTCGTATCTGGGTCCCGGGCTGCGCCACCGGGGAGGAGGCCTACAGCCTCGCCATCATGCTCTGCGAATTGACCCGGGGCACCATGGACGATGTGCGTGTTCAGGTCTTCGCAACGGATCTGGACGCCCAGGCGCTGGGTGTCGCCCGACGCGGCATCTATGATGAGTCGTCGTTCAATGACATGCCCACGGACCTCATCGAGCGGTACTTCGAACACCGTGGCGGTCAGTACAAGGTCACCAAGCGACTGCGGGACATGCTGGTGTTTGCCCGCCAGAACCTTTTGCAGGATCCACCTTTCCTGCGGCTCGATCTGGTCAGTTGCCGCAACCTGCTGATCTACTTCAACCAGTCAGCCCAGCAGCGCCTGTTCGAGACGTTTCACTACGCCTTGAACCCGGGTGGCCTGCTGTTCCTCGGAAAATCCGAGGCAGCCACCAGGCACGAGCAACTGTTCGCCAGCGTGCATGCACGCTGGCGGGTGTACCGGCGACACGGTGGAGCGCCCAACAGCGCCGGTGCCCGCTATCGCAGCTATCGCCCCGGGCGCAATGAGTTGGCCGAGGCTGTAGAGCCACCGGCGCCGCGGCGCCCATCGGTTTATGACCGCATGATCAAGGTGGCCCTGGAGCACTATGCGCCGGCCAGTCTGCTGGTGGATGAAAAGCTGACCATCCATCACCTGCTCGGTGACGTAAGCCGCTATCTGCGCTTTCCCTCCGGCGAACCCGACTTCAGCCTGCGCAACCTGGCACGTCGGGAAATGCGGGTCGACCTTGCCGCCCTGATCACCCGCGTCAAGAAGGAACGCCGTAACGTCTCGAGCCGCGTCATCCGTCTCGGACCCGACGAGGAATCCGTCCGGGTGACGGTCCACCCCGTGGCAGCCAGTGCCGACGACTCCCTGCTCTTCCTGATCAGCTTCGAGGCCATGCGGCCTCAGCCACAGGGGACCGCCGAGGCCTCGGATATCGTTCCCGACGAGGCGGACCGGCGGATTCGGGAACTTGAAGATGAGCTTGCCGCCACCCGCGAGCATCTGCAGACGGTGATCGAGGAACTGGAAACCACCAACGAGGAACTGCAATCCAGCAACGAGGAGTTGCAATCCTCCAACGAGGAGCTGCAATCCTCGAACGAGGAACTGGAAACTACTAACGAAGAGTTGCAGTCCTCCAACGAGGAACTCACCACCGTCAACGAGGAGTTGAACAGCAAGACCATCGAACTGAACGCTGCCTATTCGGACCTGGAAAACGTCAAGGACAGCTTGGCAGACGCGCTGATCGTGGTGGACGAAAAGCTGCGCATCAAGTTCTACAACCCCGCCTGTGAGCGCATCTTCTCCCTGGGCCCGGAGAACTTCGGCACGCTGCTGCCGGATGTGGAACGCCGCATTGACCTGCCGCGCTTCAGCCAACGGCTCAAGCAGGTCGTCACCAAGGGCGAGGCGGTGGAGGTACAGATCACCCATTCGGTGGCGGTCACCGAGGAAGGCGACAATACCACCAGCAACCGGGCACGCTACTACCTGTTGCGCATGCGGCCCTACTACGATCAGAACCGCTCCATTCGCGGCGCCGTGATCACCTTCTTCGACAACACACGCATCAAGCAGGCTGAACGCAGTGCCCGGGAAAGCGAGGCCCGCCTGCATGCCATTCTCGATCATTCACCGCTGATCACGGCCCTGAAGGACCCGCACGGGCGCTATCTGTACGCTAACCGGGCGGCGGCGCATGTATTCGACCGTGAGCCCGATGCCATGATCGGTCTGACGGAGGCGGATCTGCTCCCCGCCCAGGAGGCGGACCGCATCGCCCAGCGGGAACACGAGGCCGTTGCCAACCGCAAGCTGCTGGAAGACGTCGAGACCATGACCATCGACGGCAGGGAGCGCAGCTTCATCGTGGTGCGATTCCCGCTGTTCGACGAGGAAGACAAACTCTACGCACTCTGCGTCAAGGCACTGGATATCACCGAGCGCCTGCATGCCGAGCAACAGGTCCGGCTGCAATCCAAGGCGCTGGACGCGTCCATGGACGGCATTCTCATCGCCGATGCCCGCGCAGGTGACCGACCCATCGTTTATGCAAACCCGGCGTTTTCTCGCATCACCGGCTACCCCGAGGAGACGGTCCTGGGGCGCAATTGCCGGTTCCTGCAGGGCCCGGACACCGATCCGGAGAGCCTCAACGAGATACGCCAGGCCCTGGACGAAGGCCGCCCCGGCCGGGCGCTGCTGCGCAACTATCGCAAGTCCGGCGAAGCTTTCTGGAATGAGCTGTCGGTGTTTCCGGTCCACGACGACAACGAGCAGCTTACCCACTTCGTCGGCATCCAGGAGGACGTCACCCATCGGGTGGAAACCGAGCAGGCGCTAAGGGCAAACCAGGAACGGCTGAGCAAGGCCCAGGAATTCGCCCGTGTCGTGCACTTTGAATGGACCACCGACGCCTCGGGGAGGCTCACCGCCGGTGATGGCCTGCGCGAGTTGTTCGATCTGCCGGCGGATGCGGCGCTACAAGGCCGCAAGCTGCTACGGCAGATCCCTGCACAGGACCGTCACGCCCTGCTGCGGGCTCTGGGACGCTGTCTGCGCGAGGGCGTGGAACTCAATCTCGAATTCCGACTCACCCATGAGACGGACGAACGCTGGTTGCACGCACGTGCACACACGCTGCGGGACAAGGAGCGAGGCGTCACCCGCATGCTCGGCCTGGTTCAGGACATCACCTTGCGCAAGGCGGTGGAGCAGGCCCTCGTGGCGGCACGACTGGAAGCGGAGTCCGCCAACCGGGCGAAGTCCGAGTTTCTCTCTCACATGAGCCATGAACTGCGCACCCCACTTAACGCGGTGCTGGGTTTCGCGCAGTTGCTGGAGGCCGATGACGAGCAACCCCTGTCGGAGAACCAGCAACAGCAGGTGGCTCAGATCCTCTCCGCCGGCTGGCATCTGCTGGATCTCATTTCGGAGATACTGGATCTGGCGAAGATCGAGTCCGGGCGGCTGCAGATGCGCCGGAGCCACGTGCGCCCCTCGGACATCGCGTCCAATTGCCTGGGCACCGTCTCCCAGATGGCAAAGGAATACGACGTCACGCTGCAGGCCGATGTCACAGACGACGAACTGATCGACGCAGATGCCACGCGGCTCACCCAGGTGCTGCTCAACCTGCTGACCAACGCCATCAAGTACAACCGCCCCGGCGGCACGGTGGAGTTGCAGGTGCATCAGGACAATCGCAACTGCGTCTTTACCGTGCGTGATACCGGGCTTGGTATCCCCGAGCACCGGCGCAACGAGCTCTTCCAGGCGTTCAACCGACTCGGCCGCGAAGGCGGCCGGATCCAGGGGACCGGCATCGGTCTCGTCGTATGCCGCCGCATGGTGGAACTGATGGGCGGCACGATCAGCGTGGAATCCGAGGAAACCGTGGGAAGCGCATTCTCCGTTACCCTGCCCCACGCCCTGGACTCTGGCGCAGTCCACGCACCCGCGGAAACAAAAGCAGCGCCGCCCACCTCGAGACCGGCGGATGTCAGCGACATCCGCCGGGTGCTGTATATCGAGGATAATGAAAGCAATCGTCTGCTGGCACGACAGATCTTTCAGCGCCAGAAACACCTGGAGCTGCTGGAGGCGCGGGATGCGGAAAGCGGTATCGTGATGGCCCAGACCGAATCTCCAGACCTTATCCTGATGGACCTGCATCTACCGGGAATGGACGGCTTTCAGGCGCTGGAGGTTCTGCGGGGCAATAGCGTGACCGCCAACATTCCGGTGGTGGCGGTGAGCGCTGACGTGGCGGAAACCACGGCGCAGCGCATTCTGCAGGCAGGTTTCTCCGAGCACCTGGTCAAACCGCTGACCCTGAACGGGCTACTCGAAGCCCTGCGAATCGAGTTGCCTCGCTAG
- a CDS encoding ATP-binding SpoIIE family protein phosphatase, with amino-acid sequence MAAERDPAAGAKPASNGVVLIVDDEPVNRQLLEGMLRGRGMTVVQAGNGREAVELFAEQPPDLVLMDVLMPEMDGYEATRRIKAAQGDWFTPVLFVTALSDEQQLAQCVECGGDDFVSKPVNRVQLNAKIDSWLRIKDLYRTVRTQRDELDAYQTRNEVDQRLARDIMEKALRSDLLRQQSGIDYCYQPADILSGDMLLAARAPSGRADILVGDFTGHGVAAAMGSVPVSDLFHRMVREGRDPGEIIDAINQRLYVYLPANLFLAAALVSVSPDGRTVSVWNGGMPDLLWLRDGELVERLPSTHLPLGIEERIRSHDRLCCYCNLEPGDLLLLYSDGVTEARNPQGEPFGESRLREAVRATGGDATQLGQRLDEFRGQRQRVDDLTILALRPDQLMETALLERSQSAPAMWTLSMLFDAEAMRQASPIPALVQLIVDIEKLAAEDGRRILTIITELFTNALEHGMLAMNSSLKRDASGFDDYYDLRRHRLETLRDGSLQLEVALRKHATTGRQLVIRVRDSGPGFDHDRLVPTLHRPAAENEFSGRGLRLVRGLCSDLRFHGRGNAVEAIYGIDAGPQRH; translated from the coding sequence GTGGCCGCTGAGCGCGATCCTGCTGCGGGGGCCAAACCGGCCTCCAATGGCGTCGTGCTCATCGTTGACGATGAGCCGGTGAATCGACAGCTGCTTGAGGGCATGCTGCGCGGGCGGGGCATGACCGTGGTGCAGGCGGGGAACGGGCGCGAGGCCGTTGAGCTGTTCGCCGAGCAGCCGCCGGATCTGGTGTTGATGGATGTGCTCATGCCGGAGATGGACGGCTATGAGGCCACGCGCCGCATCAAGGCCGCGCAGGGGGACTGGTTCACCCCCGTGTTGTTCGTGACCGCGCTTAGTGACGAGCAGCAACTGGCCCAGTGCGTGGAATGCGGTGGCGACGACTTCGTCTCCAAACCCGTGAACCGAGTCCAGTTGAACGCGAAGATCGATTCCTGGCTGCGCATCAAGGACCTCTACCGCACCGTCCGTACCCAACGGGACGAGCTTGACGCCTACCAGACCCGAAACGAGGTCGATCAGCGCCTGGCCAGGGACATCATGGAAAAAGCCCTGCGCTCGGATCTGCTGCGTCAGCAGTCCGGGATCGACTATTGCTACCAGCCTGCCGATATCCTCAGTGGTGACATGCTACTGGCCGCTCGCGCGCCGTCGGGGCGGGCCGACATCCTGGTTGGTGATTTCACTGGCCACGGCGTGGCTGCTGCCATGGGCTCGGTTCCGGTATCCGACCTGTTCCACCGCATGGTGCGGGAAGGCCGGGATCCTGGTGAGATCATTGATGCCATTAACCAGCGCCTCTACGTCTACCTGCCCGCCAATCTTTTTCTCGCGGCGGCACTGGTATCGGTGTCGCCGGATGGCCGCACGGTAAGTGTCTGGAATGGTGGTATGCCTGATCTGTTGTGGTTGCGTGATGGAGAACTGGTGGAACGCTTGCCCTCTACCCATCTGCCCCTGGGTATCGAGGAGCGCATCCGCAGTCACGATCGGCTCTGCTGCTACTGCAATCTCGAGCCCGGCGACCTGCTGCTGCTCTACAGCGATGGTGTTACCGAGGCCCGCAATCCACAGGGCGAGCCCTTTGGCGAATCGCGATTGCGCGAGGCGGTCAGGGCCACGGGAGGGGATGCAACGCAGCTCGGCCAAAGGCTGGATGAATTCCGTGGCCAGCGGCAGCGCGTGGATGACCTGACCATCCTGGCCCTGCGGCCGGACCAGCTCATGGAGACAGCATTGCTTGAGCGGTCGCAATCCGCCCCGGCGATGTGGACGCTTTCCATGTTGTTCGATGCGGAGGCCATGCGACAGGCCAGCCCGATTCCGGCCCTGGTTCAGCTTATCGTCGACATCGAGAAGCTTGCTGCCGAGGATGGCCGTCGGATTCTGACCATCATTACCGAGCTGTTCACCAACGCCCTTGAGCACGGCATGCTGGCCATGAATTCATCACTGAAGCGGGATGCATCGGGATTCGATGATTATTACGATCTGCGGCGGCATCGCCTGGAAACCCTTCGGGACGGATCGCTGCAGCTCGAGGTGGCGCTGCGAAAACATGCGACGACGGGGCGTCAGCTAGTCATCCGGGTGCGGGACAGCGGTCCGGGATTCGACCACGACCGTCTCGTGCCGACGCTGCACCGCCCCGCCGCAGAGAACGAATTCAGTGGTCGTGGTCTGCGACTGGTGCGGGGTCTGTGCAGCGACTTGCGTTTCCACGGTCGGGGAAACGCCGTAGAGGCCATCTACGGCATTGATGCGGGCCCGCAGAGACACTAG
- a CDS encoding STAS domain-containing protein, whose amino-acid sequence MALESQRDANELVIRINGEFDFGLHRQFRDAYRDESGVTRYVVDLSDTEYMDSSALGMLLLLREHAEARNGKVFLKGVDGEIERILRIANFHQLFSVND is encoded by the coding sequence ATGGCGCTTGAATCCCAACGCGACGCGAACGAACTGGTCATCCGGATCAACGGTGAATTCGACTTCGGCCTGCATCGACAGTTTCGGGATGCGTATCGGGATGAAAGTGGCGTCACACGGTATGTAGTCGATCTCAGCGACACCGAGTACATGGACAGTTCCGCTCTCGGCATGCTGTTGCTGCTGCGCGAACATGCCGAAGCCCGCAACGGGAAGGTGTTCCTGAAAGGTGTCGATGGTGAGATCGAGCGCATACTCCGCATCGCCAACTTCCACCAGTTGTTCTCGGTCAACGACTGA